TGTGACGCTCCACAAGAGCGGCGACCTCTCCACCGACCTCGACCGGCTCCGGAGCGACGTGGGCGACCGACACCTGCTCGTGTTGCCGCGCCCCTTCGACCTGATGCCCGAAGACGTCGCAGCCGAACTGCTGGACGCTGGCGGCGACCCCGAGCTGCCGGCGCTGGTCTACGAGCGACTCACCCACGACGACGAGGCGCGGACCGCGACGACGCTCGGCGATCTTGCCAAAGATGCTGGCGGTGGCGGCAGGGACGACACGCGGTTCTCGGACCTGTCGGTGTTCGTCGTGCGGCGAGACTGAGGCCGTTTTACTGCGGTCAGCTAACTGCGGCGGGCTCTTGCTGCCGCCGCCTGTATTCGTTTATCAGACGGAACGCCAGCACGTACCCGATAGCAGCGAACACGATGGCCAGGATAATGTTCCCCGTCCACAGTCGGACCAGCACGTCGCCGCCCATCGACATCGACACACCGTCGAATGACAGCCCGGGTATCGGCCCCAGAATCCGGTTGCCGAGCCAGAAGCTCGACGCGTACACGCCCCACTTGACTGGCGGATTGAGTATCAGCACCGAGGCAAACAGCGCGACCTTGCTGAGCTGTCTGAACAGGTACGCGAGGACGAGAAAGGCGATGAACCCAGTGCCAAGCGTCGGTAGCGCGGTGAGGAACACACCGACGCTGAAGCTCATCGCGACCTCTCGCGGAGAGTGGTCCTCTATCAGCGCGGTCACCAGCTTCTCTTTGACCTGTTCCCGCGTCTGCGCTACTCGTCGGCGAACCATCTACGTGCCAGAATGTACCGTGGGTACAAATCGCTTCCTCTCGTCGACGGGAGCTCGGCACTGCCGCCGCGACAGCCCTAATCGCCCTCGCCGTCGGTCGCCATCGGCCGGTTTGTGGCGGCCAGCGTCGCCTCGAACGTCTGTGGCGTGCGCGTGTCGGCCATCGTCCGTGCCGTCTCGACGGCGGTTGCGACGGCCTCGGTGACGAGCGGATGGTCGCCCAGCGTGTCAGTGTAGGCGAGCCCGCCTCTGTCGAGGTCGAGCTTGGCGGGAATCTGCGTCTCAGTTGCGTCGGTCGGCGCGAGAAAGAGCGGCACGGCGACGGCGTGGTCGTGGGTGAGGTTGTACCTGACACATTCGACGGCGGGGTTTTGCAGCAGATAGCACGGTTCGACCTCGCCGAAGGCCGACCGCTCGCGCAGGCGCTCGGCGTGGTACTCCGTCACCTGCCGCTGATACGGCTTGCCGCTGGAGCCGAAGGCAACGAGTGCGACGGACGAATCGGCAGCTTCCGGTACCGCAGCGGCGGCACGATCACGGAGCGCTTCGGTCAGCAGTGGGCTTCGCCCAACCGGTTCGCAGTAATGCGTCTCGGCGTCGACCTCCTCGAGCGCCGCCGGAACGTCCGTGACTGTCGTGTGGTCGTGAGCGACGGTCATCGGGAGCGCAAACACCCGGTCCGCATCGATGGCTACCAGTTCGTCGCGTAACTCCCGACGGGGTTCGTGGTCGTAGGTCAGCACCCTCACGTCGGTGGCTACCCCGCGCTCGCGCAGACGGCGAGCGTGTGTCTCGTAGGGCGTAGCGCGTGACGTGTCCCGACCGATGAGCAGGAGTGTGTCGTGTGGCATTGGTAGCTCCTAACGCTAAAACAAGCTGAGTTGTTTTAGCGAAAGTTGGCTTGCCTGAACGTTGGCAGGAACCCACTAATACCTTTGGGTCCCCCGTCGTACCGGCTATCGACGACCGTCTGTGCAGCGCAGCGGGCACCGGGTCTTATGGATGCTGGACCGCAATCTCGGGCTATGGACGTGACCGAGAGTGACCTGCCCGGCGTGGGAAAGAAACACGAGGTGGACATCGGCGGTGGCCAACAACTGGTCGTCGTGACCCACAACACGGGCACTCGCGAACTGTATCTGAGAGAGAGCGAGGACGCCGACTCTGTGAAGTTGCTCGAACTCTCTGACCGGATGGCTCGGATAGTCGGCACGATACTCGAAGGCGCGTACTTCCAGCCGGTCGAATCCAATCATGTCGAGACGATGCTGTCGGAGGGCACGCTGCTCGAGTGGTACGCAGTCGAGGACGACTCACCGCTGGTCGGTGAGACGCTGGCCGGCGCTGATGTCGGTCAGCGGACTGGCGTCACTGTCGTCGCGATACAGCGCGACGACGACGTCATCGCCGCCCCCGCGTCCACCGCCGAAATCGAGGCCGGCGACACAATCGTCGTCATCGGCGAACGCGACAACTGTGAGCGGTTCGAGCAGCTCCTTGGCGGAGAGCTGTAGACAGATGCCTGTAGCCGGCTCGTTGGGGGGCTACCGCCGTGGCTGACCTGCTCGGTATCGGTGTGTTGTTCGCCGCCGTCGCGGTCGCTACCCTCGTCGCCGTGTGGCTGAACAAGTCGGTGATTCCGTTCTACATCGTCTTCGGGATGGTGCTGTCGCCGTCGGTTGCGGGGCAATTCTCCGTCGCCGGCTACGGCCTCCCCGTCGTCGAGTCCTCCGAGTTCATCGAACTCGGCGCGGAGCTCGGTATCGTCTTCCTGCTGTTTTTCCTCGGGCTTGAGTTCAATCTCGACCGGCTGCTGGACCGCTGGGAGCGCATCACCAGAGCGGGGACCATCGACCTCGCCATCAACTTCGGTGCCGGTCTCCTGCTCGGGTTCGCGCTGTTTCGCGACCCGCTCGCGGCCTTTCTGGTCGCCGGCATCGTCTACATCTCCTCGTCGGCCATCATCACGAAGTCGCTCATCGACCTCGGCTGGATCGCCAACGACGAGGCCGACCCGTTGCTCGGGACGCTCGTGTTCGAGGACCTGGTCATCGCTGTGTATCTCACGATAGCCGCCGCTCTCGTCGCCGGCGGGTCCGACGTGGGGGCCGCCGTGACCTCCGTCGGCGTCGCGCTCTCGTTCATCGTCGCGCTCCTGCTCCTGGCCCGCTACGGGACGCCGTGGTTCGAGCGGGCCCTGCAGACGAACTCGAATGAGTTCACAGTGATACGAGCCGTCGGCATCACGGTTCTCGTCTCCGGCATCGCCCTCGCTATCGGCGTCAGCGAAGCTGTCGCTGCCTTTTTCGTCGGGATGGCCTTCGCCTCGACCACCCACACGCATAAACTGGAGAACCTGTTGGAGCCTGTCCGCGACACGTTTGCGGCGGTGTTTTTCTTCTGGATCGGCGTCGAGACCGACCCCCGATTGTTCGCAAGCGTCGCGGGGCTGGTCGCCGCCGCTGTCGTCGTCACCACGCCGACGAAAATCCTGTCGGGCTATCTGGGCGGCCGCGCGTACGACCTCGACCCCCGTCGGTCGATACGCGTCGGCCTCGGCATGGTCACTCGCGGCGAGTTCTCTCTGATCATCGCCGCCGTCGCACTGACCGGCGCAGGCACGTCGCTGTCGTCCGAGCTAGCCAACGCCGTCTACTCCTTTACTGTCGCCTACGTGCTCGTGATGAGTATTCTCGGGACGATGCTGATGCAGTACTCTGCTCCCTTCGAGGACTTTGCAACGGCCCGCTTCGGGGCGGAGTAACGAGAAAAATGTGGGGGCGGCCCTACAGTTCGCTGTCGGGAACGACGACGACCTTCCCGAAGCCTTCGCGGTCCTCGATTATCTCGTGTGCCCGAGCGATCTCGCTCATCGGCAGCGTCTCGCGGACTCGCGGCTCCATCTCTCCTTGCCAGACCAGATCAAGCACTTCGTCGGCCTGCCCCGGGGTGGCCATCGTCGAGCCGATGACCTGCAACTGGTTCCAGAAGATGCGGTTGATGTCCGTCTCCGGGTTGCCGCCGGTGGTCGCGCCGCAGGTGACGACCCGGCCGCCCTTGACGAGGCTTTTGAGCGAGTCCTGCCATGTCTGTGCGCCGATGTGATCGACAACCATGTCGACGCCGCGGCCGTCGGTCAGGTCCCGAATCTCGCTCGCGAAGTCCGCCTCCTCGTAGTTGATGGTGTGGTCCGCGCCCAGTTCTTCGGCGTAGTCGAGCTTTTCCTGGCTGCTGGCAGTGGCGAACACCTCAGCGCCGGCGTGGTCGGCTATCTGGACGGCCGCGTGGCCGACACCGCCGGAGGCACCGAGAACGAGAACGGACTCGCCGGCCTTCAGGTCGCCGCGGTCACGGAGCATCCGCCAGGCGGTCTGGAACACCAGTGGCGACGCGGCGGCCGTCTCCCAGTCGACGCCCTCCGGGACTGGCGTGAGATTCTCCGCTGGCACGGCGGCGTACTCGCTGTGGACACCCCGGACGTGCTCGCCGATGATGTGGAAATCAGGCGCGAGCGTCGGGTCGCCCTTCCGCGTGAACTCGTCGCCACCGCCGCTCTTGCCGGCGAGGACGGCGACGCGGTCGCCCGGCTCGAACCGCGAAACGCCGTCGCCCACCTCGTCGACGACCCCGGCGGCGTCACTCCCCGGGATGTGTGGCATATCGAGGTCGATGCCGGGGAGCCCGCGACGGGTCCAGATGTCGAGGTGGTTCAGTGCGGCCGCCTTCACGTCGATGACGACCTCGTCGCGGCCCGGTTCGGGGTCGGGAAACTCGCCATACTCGAGCACATCACGATCGCCGTGACTGTCGAACTGAACGGCTTGCATCGTCATCACTTCCCGTGGCTCGCTTATAAACGCCAGCCTCCCGGAGGCTATTCTGGTTGTCGTCGCCAGTGTTCGGTCTACCAGCGCCGCTCAATCTGTGTCTATTGCTTATTCTATTCTGTCTATGCACTGTATGGTTACAGAATACACATCTTCTCTCTATCTAGCCGACTTCTATTATTATCTATCGTATATGCGGCCATATCAGCCTGGGATACTGTGGATATCTGGAGATAAAAACACAAAAGACGCTAATTCAGATATCCGAGCGTCCTTCTCGGCCTTGCAACACTGTCTGGGCTTGGTGTGTGCTACTACTCACCACTGCTGGCTCGATGAGGAGCATACTTATCGCTCGAACCCGTTCTCTACGGCACCAATGACACACACATCAAACACACCCACTGGTCGCTCTCGGGCCGTTCCGACACGCGACTGCGTGGCTCCTCGCTGTGGGACAGCGGTGACCGACCGATGAATCTCTCACTCGTTATCGTCGCGACGATGACTGGCGTCGCAACCGGCGTCGTGTTCGGACTGCTTGACGTTCCCATTCCGGCCCCACCGAATCTCGCCGGTGTCATGGGTATCCTCGGAATCCTCGTCGGTTATCGCCTCATCGAGTACTTCGACGTCGGCGTCAGCCTGCTGTCGTTGCTGAAGGTCTGACGACGATAGAGCGCTTTTCGGACCTGAGCGTCCTAGCTTCTCGCTACCAGAACGACAGTGAC
The genomic region above belongs to Haloarcula hispanica ATCC 33960 and contains:
- a CDS encoding DUF2062 domain-containing protein; its protein translation is MVRRRVAQTREQVKEKLVTALIEDHSPREVAMSFSVGVFLTALPTLGTGFIAFLVLAYLFRQLSKVALFASVLILNPPVKWGVYASSFWLGNRILGPIPGLSFDGVSMSMGGDVLVRLWTGNIILAIVFAAIGYVLAFRLINEYRRRQQEPAAVS
- a CDS encoding CbiX/SirB N-terminal domain-containing protein; this translates as MPHDTLLLIGRDTSRATPYETHARRLRERGVATDVRVLTYDHEPRRELRDELVAIDADRVFALPMTVAHDHTTVTDVPAALEEVDAETHYCEPVGRSPLLTEALRDRAAAAVPEAADSSVALVAFGSSGKPYQRQVTEYHAERLRERSAFGEVEPCYLLQNPAVECVRYNLTHDHAVAVPLFLAPTDATETQIPAKLDLDRGGLAYTDTLGDHPLVTEAVATAVETARTMADTRTPQTFEATLAATNRPMATDGEGD
- a CDS encoding cation:proton antiporter regulatory subunit, with protein sequence MDVTESDLPGVGKKHEVDIGGGQQLVVVTHNTGTRELYLRESEDADSVKLLELSDRMARIVGTILEGAYFQPVESNHVETMLSEGTLLEWYAVEDDSPLVGETLAGADVGQRTGVTVVAIQRDDDVIAAPASTAEIEAGDTIVVIGERDNCERFEQLLGGEL
- a CDS encoding cation:proton antiporter, which encodes MADLLGIGVLFAAVAVATLVAVWLNKSVIPFYIVFGMVLSPSVAGQFSVAGYGLPVVESSEFIELGAELGIVFLLFFLGLEFNLDRLLDRWERITRAGTIDLAINFGAGLLLGFALFRDPLAAFLVAGIVYISSSAIITKSLIDLGWIANDEADPLLGTLVFEDLVIAVYLTIAAALVAGGSDVGAAVTSVGVALSFIVALLLLARYGTPWFERALQTNSNEFTVIRAVGITVLVSGIALAIGVSEAVAAFFVGMAFASTTHTHKLENLLEPVRDTFAAVFFFWIGVETDPRLFASVAGLVAAAVVVTTPTKILSGYLGGRAYDLDPRRSIRVGLGMVTRGEFSLIIAAVALTGAGTSLSSELANAVYSFTVAYVLVMSILGTMLMQYSAPFEDFATARFGAE
- a CDS encoding zinc-binding dehydrogenase; translated protein: MQAVQFDSHGDRDVLEYGEFPDPEPGRDEVVIDVKAAALNHLDIWTRRGLPGIDLDMPHIPGSDAAGVVDEVGDGVSRFEPGDRVAVLAGKSGGGDEFTRKGDPTLAPDFHIIGEHVRGVHSEYAAVPAENLTPVPEGVDWETAAASPLVFQTAWRMLRDRGDLKAGESVLVLGASGGVGHAAVQIADHAGAEVFATASSQEKLDYAEELGADHTINYEEADFASEIRDLTDGRGVDMVVDHIGAQTWQDSLKSLVKGGRVVTCGATTGGNPETDINRIFWNQLQVIGSTMATPGQADEVLDLVWQGEMEPRVRETLPMSEIARAHEIIEDREGFGKVVVVPDSEL
- a CDS encoding XapX domain-containing protein, coding for MNLSLVIVATMTGVATGVVFGLLDVPIPAPPNLAGVMGILGILVGYRLIEYFDVGVSLLSLLKV